A section of the Verrucomicrobium sp. GAS474 genome encodes:
- the uvrA gene encoding excinuclease ABC subunit UvrA produces MAYSCISVRGARVHNLKGIDVDIPHGTLTVVTGLSGSGKSSLAFDTLYAEGQRRYVETFSPYTRQFLDRIDKPQADSIEGIPPAIAIEQANAVRTSRSTVGTMTEVADHLKLLFPRLARPDCPTCGRPIRAWTAREIVADAAGVFPDGECLVLFPIAFPKGTPRGEAAAFLGAQGFLRTWEKGEVVRLDEGDPKAAVPEELLVVQDRVRTKETARLAEAVENALRYGKEEVRLRSPSGGEEHRYNRKAVCPHDGATVPDATPALFSFNHPTGACPLCRGFGRTVEIDYERALPDRSLTIRQGVVRAFQGDTMAESQRDLLRACKKNDIPIDVPFARLSEKDRRFVLDGEIPADADPEESYGQGLWYGVKGFFRWLESKSYKMHVRVLLSRYRDYRTCPACHGARLRPEALLYRMPCPDGVRRNVAEINLLPLDASFTLFSTLAIADADEPTERLRREIVLRLGYLRDVGLGYLTLDRATRTLSGGEIARVNLTSCLGNDLVNTLFVLDEPTIGLHPRDTGKLLGIVERLRDRGNTVLLVEHDEAVMRRADWLVDLGPGRGEQGGTVLHSGPLGDLKGDGASLTGKYLHGKTSVPLPKERRKPKPGQALRLEGARANNLDGLDLDLPLGLLVAITGVSGSGKSTLVHEVLHDTLALAERTAREQGETPEEASSPTLRKLTGHTALGEILRVDQSPLTRTSRSNPALYLGIWGPIRELLGQTEEAAAQGLTAGAFSFNGGMGRCLRCGGSGSEKVEMQFLADVFITCPVCDGKRFQPHVLKISYRGRNVDQILAMTALDARDFFRTTDDLDAFHRSRHEAIIPILSLLADVGLGYLRLGQPLSHLSGGEAQRIKLVSHLSGAGGEEEEETKPKKGKEKEKAGSRLFILDEPTTGLHFDDVRLLLALLQRIVDRGDSVFVIEHNLDVIATADWVVELGPEAGAGGGKLVAEGTPEAVARGTSATAPYLADRLAGRRTKLAAPQGAKKARRESGATGDIVIENARHHNLRNVSTTIERGKMTVVTGLSGSGKSTLAFDLLFAEGQRRYLDSLNAYARQFVDQMEKPAVDAVRGLPPAVAIEQRLTRGGGKSTVATITEIHQFLRLLYAKLGVVHDPETGEAAVRQSPGELLARLDAQLAKSGELTVLAPLIKARKGIHTEIAKWAEKKGYPYLRVDGKWIEPAKFKALDRFTEHTIDAVLGNLSRKQPEAERRRLVETALLLGRETFYVIDNRSRQTVHSTALYCPGTGRAFEEPDPRLFSFNSPHGWCVACQGYGTLADLPASALDDEAGELARELAIEAARDRAEEEADGAEESTTRPCPACDGGRLNPLARAVRLPLGKLAVDGAKVDPTLPDLGRLTVGAAAAWFAVLRTKLKGRAAAIGRDIVPEIAQRLLFLEEVGLGYLTLDRSATTLSGGESQRIRLAAQLGSNLQGVLYVLDEPTIGLHPKDNERLLDSLDALKAKGNTLVVVEHDEETMRRADRILDLGPGAGREGGKIVAEGTWKQLAADPKSVTGMALAHPPQHPIRGSRRPCGRKETGWLQVVGAKANNLKGIDAALPLGRLIVLCGPSGAGKSTLLHEVVKPALQAALAQKGAKKGKAVADPRWKKLVGAEAISSLCEIDASPIGKTPRSTPATYLGLMDGLRNLFAATPLSRQRGYTAARFSFNSGNGRCETCQGQGSVKVEMPFLPTVHIPCEACGGKRYKAETLDVLFNGKNISEVLNMGIDEASSFLEGVPRLKRPLDLLRQTGLGYLTLGQPSPTLSGGEAQRLKLIAQLAASLEGALQTRLRSRSPVAARQLFLLEEPTIGLHPADVGRLLDLLQSLVDAGHTVVVIEHHLGVIAEADHVLELGPGAGAAGGKIIFTGTPEELAKLPEAKSVTGPFVKSELEAGWKAKAKAGAAKKRGAV; encoded by the coding sequence ATGGCTTATTCGTGCATCTCGGTCCGCGGCGCGCGGGTCCACAATCTCAAAGGCATCGATGTCGACATCCCCCACGGCACGCTGACGGTCGTCACCGGGCTCTCCGGCTCGGGCAAGTCGTCGCTCGCCTTCGACACGCTCTATGCCGAGGGGCAGCGCCGGTATGTCGAGACCTTCTCTCCCTACACGCGCCAGTTCCTCGACCGGATCGACAAGCCCCAGGCCGATTCGATCGAGGGGATCCCGCCCGCCATCGCGATCGAGCAGGCGAACGCCGTCCGCACCTCGCGGAGCACCGTCGGGACGATGACCGAGGTCGCCGACCACCTGAAGCTCCTCTTTCCCCGCCTCGCCCGGCCCGATTGCCCGACCTGCGGCCGCCCGATCCGGGCGTGGACGGCGCGGGAGATCGTCGCCGACGCGGCGGGGGTCTTCCCCGACGGGGAGTGCCTCGTCCTCTTTCCCATCGCCTTCCCGAAGGGGACGCCCCGGGGCGAGGCCGCCGCCTTCCTCGGCGCGCAGGGCTTCCTGCGGACCTGGGAGAAGGGCGAGGTCGTCCGCCTCGACGAGGGCGACCCGAAGGCCGCCGTGCCGGAGGAACTCCTCGTCGTCCAGGACCGGGTGAGGACGAAGGAGACGGCCCGCCTCGCCGAGGCGGTCGAGAACGCCCTCCGCTACGGCAAGGAGGAGGTCCGCCTCCGCTCGCCCTCGGGCGGGGAAGAGCATCGCTACAACCGCAAGGCCGTCTGCCCGCACGACGGGGCGACGGTCCCCGACGCGACTCCGGCCCTCTTTTCCTTCAACCACCCGACCGGGGCCTGTCCCCTCTGTCGCGGCTTCGGGCGGACCGTCGAGATCGATTACGAGCGGGCGCTCCCCGACCGTTCCCTCACGATCCGCCAGGGCGTCGTCCGCGCCTTCCAGGGCGACACGATGGCCGAGAGCCAGCGCGATCTCCTCCGCGCCTGCAAAAAGAACGACATCCCGATCGACGTCCCCTTCGCCCGCCTCTCCGAGAAGGACCGCCGCTTCGTCCTCGACGGCGAGATCCCGGCCGACGCCGATCCCGAGGAATCGTACGGGCAGGGGCTCTGGTACGGCGTGAAGGGGTTCTTCCGCTGGCTCGAATCGAAGAGCTACAAGATGCACGTCCGCGTTCTCCTCTCCCGCTACCGGGATTACCGGACCTGCCCGGCGTGCCACGGCGCGCGGCTCCGGCCCGAGGCGCTCCTCTATCGGATGCCGTGCCCCGACGGGGTCCGGCGGAATGTCGCCGAGATCAACCTCCTCCCGCTCGACGCCTCGTTCACCCTCTTCAGCACCCTCGCCATTGCCGATGCCGACGAGCCGACCGAGCGGCTCCGGCGCGAGATCGTCCTCCGCCTCGGCTACCTCCGCGACGTCGGCCTCGGCTACCTCACCCTCGACCGCGCGACCCGGACCCTCTCGGGCGGCGAGATCGCCCGGGTCAACCTCACCTCGTGCCTCGGCAACGACCTGGTGAACACCCTCTTCGTCCTCGACGAACCGACGATCGGCCTCCACCCGCGCGACACAGGGAAGCTCCTCGGCATCGTCGAACGGCTCCGCGACCGGGGGAACACCGTCCTCCTCGTCGAGCACGACGAGGCGGTGATGCGGCGGGCCGACTGGCTCGTCGACCTCGGCCCCGGGCGCGGCGAGCAGGGCGGCACGGTTCTCCACTCCGGCCCGCTCGGCGACCTGAAGGGGGACGGCGCCTCCCTCACGGGGAAGTACCTTCACGGCAAGACCTCGGTCCCGCTCCCGAAGGAGCGGCGGAAGCCGAAGCCGGGCCAGGCCCTCCGCCTCGAAGGGGCGCGGGCGAACAACCTCGACGGCCTCGACCTCGATCTCCCGCTCGGCCTCCTCGTCGCGATCACCGGCGTCAGCGGCTCGGGGAAAAGCACCCTCGTCCACGAAGTCCTCCACGATACCCTCGCCCTCGCGGAGCGGACGGCGCGGGAGCAGGGAGAGACGCCGGAGGAGGCCTCGTCGCCGACGCTGCGGAAGCTGACCGGCCATACCGCGCTCGGCGAGATCCTCCGCGTCGATCAATCGCCGCTCACCCGGACCTCCCGCTCCAATCCGGCGCTCTACCTCGGCATCTGGGGTCCGATCCGGGAGCTCCTCGGCCAGACCGAGGAGGCCGCGGCGCAGGGGCTGACGGCGGGGGCGTTCTCCTTCAACGGCGGGATGGGGCGGTGCCTCCGGTGCGGCGGCTCCGGCTCGGAGAAGGTCGAGATGCAGTTCCTCGCCGACGTCTTCATCACCTGCCCCGTCTGCGACGGGAAGCGGTTCCAGCCCCACGTCCTGAAGATTTCCTACCGGGGCCGGAACGTCGACCAGATCCTCGCGATGACGGCGCTCGACGCCCGCGATTTCTTCCGGACGACCGACGACCTCGACGCCTTCCACCGCTCGCGGCACGAGGCGATCATCCCGATCCTCTCGCTCCTCGCCGACGTCGGCCTCGGCTACCTTCGCCTCGGCCAGCCGCTGAGCCATCTCTCGGGCGGCGAGGCGCAGCGGATCAAGCTCGTCTCCCACCTCTCCGGCGCGGGCGGCGAGGAGGAAGAAGAGACGAAGCCGAAGAAAGGAAAGGAAAAGGAGAAGGCCGGCAGCCGCCTCTTCATCCTCGACGAGCCGACGACCGGCCTCCACTTCGACGACGTCCGGCTCCTCCTCGCGCTCCTCCAGCGGATCGTCGACCGGGGCGACTCGGTCTTCGTCATCGAGCACAACCTCGACGTTATCGCGACCGCCGACTGGGTCGTCGAGCTCGGCCCCGAGGCGGGAGCGGGCGGCGGGAAGCTCGTCGCCGAGGGGACGCCCGAGGCGGTGGCCCGGGGGACGAGCGCGACCGCGCCCTACCTGGCCGACCGGCTGGCGGGACGGCGGACGAAGCTCGCCGCGCCGCAGGGGGCGAAAAAGGCGAGGCGGGAATCGGGCGCGACGGGCGACATCGTCATCGAGAACGCCCGGCACCACAACCTGCGCAACGTCTCGACGACGATCGAGCGGGGGAAGATGACCGTCGTCACCGGCCTCTCGGGGTCGGGCAAGTCGACCCTCGCCTTCGACCTCCTCTTCGCCGAGGGGCAGCGGCGCTACCTCGACAGCCTCAACGCCTACGCGCGGCAGTTCGTCGACCAGATGGAGAAACCGGCCGTCGACGCCGTCCGCGGCCTCCCGCCGGCCGTCGCCATCGAGCAGCGGCTGACGCGGGGCGGCGGCAAGAGTACCGTGGCGACGATCACCGAGATCCACCAGTTCCTCCGGCTCCTCTACGCGAAGCTCGGCGTCGTCCACGATCCCGAGACCGGCGAGGCCGCCGTCCGGCAGAGCCCCGGCGAACTGCTCGCCCGCCTCGACGCGCAGCTCGCGAAGTCGGGCGAGCTGACGGTCCTCGCGCCGCTGATCAAGGCGCGGAAAGGGATCCACACCGAGATCGCGAAGTGGGCCGAGAAAAAGGGCTACCCCTATCTCCGCGTCGACGGGAAGTGGATCGAGCCGGCGAAGTTCAAGGCCCTCGACCGCTTCACCGAGCACACCATCGACGCCGTCCTCGGCAACCTCTCGCGGAAGCAGCCCGAAGCGGAACGCCGCCGCCTCGTCGAGACGGCGCTCCTCCTGGGGCGCGAGACCTTCTACGTCATCGACAACCGGAGCCGCCAGACGGTCCACAGCACCGCCCTCTACTGCCCCGGGACGGGCCGCGCCTTCGAGGAGCCCGATCCCCGGCTCTTCTCGTTCAATTCCCCCCACGGCTGGTGCGTGGCGTGCCAGGGGTATGGGACGCTGGCCGATCTCCCCGCCTCGGCGCTCGACGACGAGGCCGGGGAGCTGGCGCGGGAACTCGCCATCGAGGCGGCCCGCGACCGGGCCGAGGAGGAGGCCGACGGCGCGGAGGAATCGACGACGCGGCCCTGTCCGGCGTGCGACGGCGGGCGGTTGAACCCGCTCGCCCGCGCGGTGCGGCTCCCGCTCGGGAAGCTCGCCGTCGACGGGGCGAAGGTCGATCCGACGCTCCCCGACCTCGGGCGGCTCACCGTCGGCGCGGCGGCGGCGTGGTTCGCCGTGCTCCGCACGAAGCTGAAGGGACGGGCGGCGGCGATCGGGCGGGACATCGTCCCCGAGATCGCCCAGCGGCTCCTCTTCCTGGAGGAGGTCGGCCTCGGCTACCTGACGCTCGACCGCTCGGCGACGACGCTTTCCGGCGGCGAATCGCAGCGGATCCGCCTCGCGGCGCAGCTCGGCTCCAATTTGCAGGGGGTCCTCTACGTCCTCGACGAGCCGACGATCGGCCTCCATCCGAAGGACAATGAGCGGCTCCTCGATTCCCTCGACGCGCTGAAGGCGAAGGGGAACACCCTCGTCGTCGTCGAGCACGACGAGGAGACGATGCGCCGCGCCGACCGGATCCTCGACCTCGGCCCCGGCGCGGGGCGCGAAGGCGGGAAGATCGTCGCCGAGGGGACGTGGAAGCAGCTGGCCGCCGATCCGAAGTCGGTCACCGGGATGGCCCTCGCCCATCCGCCGCAGCATCCGATCCGGGGTTCCCGTCGGCCGTGCGGGAGGAAGGAGACGGGCTGGCTGCAGGTCGTCGGCGCGAAGGCGAACAACCTGAAGGGGATCGACGCCGCGCTCCCGCTCGGCCGCCTCATCGTCCTCTGCGGGCCGAGCGGCGCGGGCAAGAGCACGCTCCTGCACGAGGTGGTGAAGCCCGCGTTGCAGGCGGCGTTGGCGCAAAAGGGGGCCAAGAAGGGGAAGGCCGTCGCTGATCCGCGCTGGAAGAAGCTCGTCGGGGCCGAGGCGATTTCCTCCCTCTGCGAGATCGACGCCTCGCCGATCGGGAAGACGCCCCGCTCGACCCCGGCGACCTACCTCGGCCTCATGGACGGGCTCCGGAATCTCTTCGCCGCGACGCCGCTCTCCCGGCAGCGCGGCTACACGGCGGCCCGCTTCTCCTTCAATAGCGGCAATGGCCGGTGCGAGACCTGCCAGGGACAGGGCAGCGTGAAGGTCGAGATGCCGTTCCTGCCCACGGTCCACATCCCGTGCGAGGCGTGCGGCGGGAAGCGGTACAAGGCCGAGACGCTCGACGTCCTCTTCAACGGGAAGAACATCTCCGAGGTCCTGAACATGGGGATCGACGAGGCCTCGTCCTTCCTCGAAGGGGTGCCCCGCCTGAAGCGGCCCCTCGACCTCCTGCGGCAGACCGGCCTCGGCTACCTGACCCTCGGGCAGCCGAGCCCGACCCTCTCCGGCGGGGAGGCGCAGCGGCTGAAGCTGATCGCGCAGCTGGCGGCCTCGCTGGAGGGGGCGCTCCAGACGCGGCTGCGGAGCCGGTCGCCGGTCGCCGCGCGGCAGCTCTTCCTCCTGGAGGAGCCGACGATCGGCCTCCATCCCGCCGACGTCGGGCGCCTCCTCGATCTCCTCCAGAGCCTCGTCGACGCGGGCCACACGGTCGTCGTCATCGAGCATCACCTCGGCGTCATCGCCGAGGCCGACCACGTCCTCGAGCTCGGGCCGGGCGCGGGCGCGGCGGGCGGGAAGATCATCTTCACCGGGACGCCCGAGGAGCTGGCGAAGCTCCCCGAGGCGAAATCGGTGACCGGGCCGTTCGTGAAGTCGGAGCTGGAGGCCGGATGGAAGGCGAAGGCCAAGGCGGGGGCGGCGAAGAAGCGCGGGGCGGTTTGA
- a CDS encoding oxidoreductase, with translation MTLLSLTPQSPIGSGFHVETTSAEVIRGLDLTGKTAIVTGGYAGIGLETARTLAGAGASVIVPARDLEKAKANLRGFPGIETAFLDLLDPDSIDAFAASFLASGKPLHLLIDNAGVMAPPLTRDARGYEIQFATNHLGHFHLTARLWPALVKAEGARVVAVSSAGHRFSGVDLDDPNFERRPYDKWQAYGQSKTANALFALELDRRGRESGIRAFSLHPGAIVTDLGRHLVADDLKAFGVTLGADGSWILAPDSPFKLKTIPQGAATTVWCATSPRLNGLGGVYCQDCEIAAPSSGEGLEGMRDGVHPWAVDPGVAARLWSRSEELTGVVFPA, from the coding sequence ATGACCCTCCTCTCCCTGACCCCGCAATCCCCGATCGGCTCGGGATTCCATGTCGAAACCACCTCCGCCGAAGTCATCCGCGGCCTCGACCTGACCGGCAAGACGGCGATCGTCACCGGCGGCTACGCCGGGATCGGCCTGGAGACGGCGCGGACCCTGGCCGGGGCGGGTGCCTCGGTGATCGTCCCCGCCCGCGACCTCGAAAAGGCCAAGGCCAACCTGCGCGGTTTCCCCGGCATCGAGACCGCCTTCCTCGACCTGCTCGACCCCGACTCGATCGACGCCTTCGCCGCGTCGTTCCTCGCGTCGGGAAAGCCGCTCCATCTCCTGATCGACAACGCCGGCGTCATGGCTCCGCCGCTGACCCGCGACGCGCGCGGCTACGAAATCCAGTTCGCCACCAACCACCTCGGCCACTTCCACCTCACGGCGCGGCTCTGGCCCGCCCTCGTGAAAGCCGAGGGAGCGCGGGTGGTCGCGGTCTCCTCCGCCGGGCATCGCTTCTCCGGCGTCGACCTCGACGATCCGAACTTCGAGCGTCGCCCCTATGACAAGTGGCAGGCCTACGGCCAGTCGAAGACCGCGAACGCCCTCTTCGCCCTGGAGCTCGACCGGCGCGGGCGGGAATCGGGCATCCGCGCCTTTTCCCTCCATCCGGGGGCGATCGTGACCGACCTGGGCCGCCACCTCGTCGCCGACGACCTCAAGGCGTTCGGCGTCACCCTGGGCGCGGACGGCTCGTGGATCCTGGCACCCGACAGCCCGTTCAAACTCAAGACGATCCCCCAGGGAGCCGCGACGACGGTCTGGTGCGCGACGAGCCCCCGCCTGAACGGCCTGGGCGGCGTCTACTGCCAGGATTGCGAGATCGCCGCGCCTTCTTCCGGCGAAGGCTTGGAAGGGATGCGGGACGGCGTTCATCCGTGGGCCGTCGATCCCGGGGTGGCGGCGCGGCTCTGGAGCCGCAGCGAGGAGCTGACCGGGGTGGTCTTTCCGGCGTGA
- a CDS encoding DUF4136 domain-containing protein gives MNIPRLSPLLVAVTVAAASLLLGGCGTLVSNVTTFHNLPEHAALSGSVYVRTSGGGSDLETESYRTRVYAALGRIGLARTENAKGADYSAVLSYSIDEGKKFTFSQPIYAPVWEPTYHPRLIPTRHGYVYVNDFYPEPVYDVVGYQQGTGIAYTRTATLKLVRAKSGATVWEGRNRSTGPEGEISAVLPGMIDAMVRDFPGTSGKTRVIQGSAQ, from the coding sequence ATGAATATCCCCCGTCTTTCCCCTCTTTTGGTCGCCGTGACGGTGGCTGCGGCCTCCCTCCTCCTGGGAGGCTGCGGCACGCTCGTCTCCAACGTCACCACGTTCCACAATCTTCCCGAGCACGCCGCCCTCTCGGGATCGGTCTATGTGAGGACGAGCGGGGGCGGGAGCGACCTGGAGACGGAGAGCTACCGGACGCGGGTCTATGCGGCGCTGGGCCGGATCGGCCTCGCGAGGACCGAGAATGCGAAGGGGGCCGATTACAGCGCCGTTCTCAGCTATTCGATCGACGAGGGGAAGAAGTTCACCTTCAGCCAGCCGATCTATGCGCCCGTCTGGGAGCCGACCTACCATCCCCGGCTGATCCCGACCCGGCACGGCTACGTCTACGTGAACGATTTCTATCCCGAGCCGGTCTACGACGTCGTCGGCTACCAGCAGGGAACCGGGATCGCCTACACCCGCACCGCGACGCTGAAGCTGGTCCGCGCGAAATCGGGGGCGACGGTCTGGGAAGGACGCAACCGGAGCACCGGCCCCGAGGGCGAGATCAGCGCCGTCCTCCCCGGGATGATCGACGCGATGGTCCGCGATTTCCCCGGCACCTCGGGCAAGACCCGGGTGATCCAGGGCAGCGCGCAGTAA
- a CDS encoding AraC family transcriptional regulator, translating into MEQIKIPAILSPALRKAGIDPVVVLRRAGFSPAFLADGEGMATPEQVVRLWAVIEGMAPDPAFALRLPLMIPPEKHHPASIAAQHARDFRDGLARFARYKLLCCGEEIGVEVRRGECLVSFDWPQIPGPLPPFFVDVVFSSTLELGRRGTRRDLRPLRVELARRRLPGGGHEAHYGCPVRWGARRNLLVFRAADLDLPFATYNAELLAMLGPQLEAELARRKSVRTVSEKVKWVVARSLEKGRVDMADIAREIGLGSRTLQRRIAEEGTTFRRLVDETRRELARRYLGQPSLALGEAAFLLGYEDPNSFFRAFSRWEGRTPGDWRAAQEA; encoded by the coding sequence ATGGAGCAGATCAAGATCCCGGCCATCCTCTCGCCCGCCCTGCGCAAGGCGGGGATCGATCCCGTCGTCGTGCTGCGCCGGGCGGGCTTTTCTCCGGCTTTCCTGGCCGACGGAGAGGGGATGGCGACCCCGGAGCAGGTCGTCCGGCTCTGGGCCGTGATCGAGGGGATGGCTCCCGATCCGGCCTTCGCCCTGCGGCTGCCGCTGATGATCCCGCCCGAGAAGCATCACCCCGCGAGCATCGCCGCCCAGCACGCCCGCGATTTCCGCGACGGGCTGGCCCGGTTCGCCCGCTACAAGCTGCTCTGCTGCGGCGAGGAGATCGGGGTCGAGGTGCGCAGGGGGGAATGCCTCGTCTCCTTCGATTGGCCGCAGATTCCGGGGCCGCTCCCGCCGTTCTTCGTCGACGTGGTGTTTTCCTCGACCCTCGAACTGGGACGGCGCGGCACCCGGCGCGACCTCCGTCCGCTGCGGGTCGAGCTGGCCCGGCGGCGTCTCCCCGGAGGCGGCCACGAGGCCCACTACGGCTGCCCCGTCCGCTGGGGGGCGCGCCGGAACCTCCTCGTCTTCCGCGCCGCCGACCTCGACCTCCCGTTCGCCACCTACAACGCCGAGCTGCTCGCGATGCTCGGTCCCCAGCTGGAGGCCGAACTGGCCCGGCGGAAGTCGGTGCGGACGGTTTCCGAGAAGGTGAAATGGGTCGTCGCCCGGTCCCTGGAAAAGGGGCGCGTCGACATGGCCGACATCGCCCGGGAGATCGGCCTCGGCAGCCGGACGCTCCAGCGCCGGATCGCGGAGGAGGGGACGACGTTCCGCCGCCTGGTCGACGAGACGCGGCGGGAGCTGGCCCGGCGCTACCTGGGCCAGCCGTCGCTGGCCCTGGGAGAGGCCGCCTTCCTCCTCGGCTACGAGGACCCCAATTCGTTCTTTCGCGCCTTCAGCCGTTGGGAGGGGCGGACGCCCGGCGACTGGCGGGCGGCGCAAGAGGCTTGA
- a CDS encoding metal ABC transporter substrate-binding protein, translated as MSLPSLGDAGPVVAASFLPIAAHVAAVSGNRIDARTLCPAGGDPHDFAPTPTDYKTLSQADLLVVNGFGVEEWLTTAAGNLAGKKTRILDLSKAPGLLAAMTPGERDAAKEGNPHAWLDPVLAKEQAKAIRDALKELDPAHAADYDANTAAYLAKLDALDADFRALFASLPAPRKELFTLHDAFPWFASRYGLHYLGSVEDFPEKEPGPQKIAALITKLKAAHVGTVFAEEGYSPKLLKRIATESGAAVAELDTLEVAPAAVAASLPRSEDYLLRMRRNLETLREAWTMARP; from the coding sequence TTGTCCCTCCCTTCCCTCGGCGACGCCGGGCCCGTCGTCGCCGCCTCGTTCCTTCCCATCGCCGCCCACGTCGCCGCCGTCTCCGGCAACCGGATCGATGCGCGGACCCTCTGCCCCGCCGGGGGGGATCCCCACGACTTCGCGCCGACCCCCACCGACTACAAGACCCTCTCCCAGGCCGACCTCCTCGTCGTGAACGGCTTCGGCGTCGAGGAGTGGCTGACGACGGCGGCGGGAAATCTCGCGGGAAAGAAAACGCGGATCCTCGATCTGTCCAAGGCCCCCGGCCTCCTCGCCGCGATGACGCCCGGGGAGCGGGACGCCGCCAAGGAGGGCAACCCCCACGCCTGGCTCGATCCCGTCCTGGCGAAGGAACAGGCGAAGGCGATCCGCGACGCGCTGAAGGAACTCGACCCCGCGCACGCCGCCGACTACGACGCGAACACCGCGGCCTACCTCGCGAAGCTCGACGCCCTCGACGCCGACTTCCGCGCCCTCTTCGCCTCCCTCCCCGCCCCGCGGAAGGAGCTCTTCACCCTCCACGACGCCTTCCCCTGGTTCGCCTCCCGCTACGGCCTCCACTACCTCGGCAGCGTCGAGGACTTCCCCGAGAAGGAACCGGGCCCGCAGAAAATCGCCGCCCTCATCACGAAGCTGAAAGCCGCCCATGTCGGCACCGTCTTCGCCGAGGAAGGCTACTCGCCGAAGCTCCTCAAACGGATCGCGACCGAGAGCGGCGCCGCCGTCGCCGAGCTCGACACGCTGGAGGTCGCCCCCGCGGCGGTGGCCGCCAGCCTGCCCCGGTCCGAGGACTACCTCCTCCGCATGCGCCGCAACCTTGAAACCTTGCGCGAAGCGTGGACAATGGCCCGACCGTGA
- a CDS encoding metal ABC transporter permease, translating into MSLLDLWHFPFVRNALLSALLLGPVCAYLGVFITLRGMSFFSDALAHAALTGIALGFVVQAVWPWMPLLPVVLLFSLLLAAGMAQIAEQTTLRPDAIIAFSFTGSVALGVAVLSKLGKYRLIDSLLFGDIYASGKADLLAQAALALVLFAFLGWNRRAFLLGIVQPDLARVEGLPVARLNLLFALVVAATVTVCIQMLGTLLLSGLIVIPATAARLVARDFAGMTRAALLLGGAGAVGGIIVSCLFDLPAGPSIILLDIAILLGCRAVAGRR; encoded by the coding sequence ATGAGTCTCTTGGACCTCTGGCACTTTCCCTTCGTCCGGAACGCCCTCCTCTCCGCCCTCCTCCTCGGCCCCGTCTGCGCCTACCTCGGCGTCTTCATCACGCTGCGCGGCATGTCGTTCTTCAGCGACGCCCTCGCCCACGCCGCCCTCACCGGCATCGCCCTCGGCTTCGTCGTCCAGGCCGTCTGGCCTTGGATGCCGCTCCTGCCCGTCGTCCTCCTCTTCAGCCTCCTGCTGGCCGCCGGGATGGCCCAGATCGCCGAGCAAACGACGCTCCGCCCCGACGCCATCATCGCCTTCTCCTTCACCGGGAGCGTCGCCCTCGGCGTCGCCGTCCTGAGCAAGCTGGGGAAATACCGGCTGATCGACAGCCTCCTCTTCGGTGACATCTACGCCTCGGGCAAGGCCGACCTCTTGGCCCAGGCCGCCCTCGCCCTCGTCCTCTTTGCCTTCCTCGGCTGGAACCGGAGGGCCTTCCTCCTCGGCATCGTCCAGCCCGACCTCGCCCGCGTCGAAGGGCTGCCCGTCGCCCGCCTGAACCTCCTCTTCGCCCTCGTCGTCGCCGCGACGGTGACGGTCTGCATCCAGATGCTCGGAACCCTCCTCCTCAGCGGCCTCATCGTCATCCCGGCGACGGCGGCGCGGCTGGTGGCGAGGGACTTCGCCGGAATGACCCGCGCCGCCCTCCTATTGGGCGGAGCCGGAGCCGTCGGCGGAATCATCGTCTCGTGCCTGTTCGACCTCCCGGCGGGGCCGTCGATCATTCTGCTCGATATCGCGATCTTGCTGGGATGCCGGGCGGTTGCGGGGCGGAGGTAA
- a CDS encoding metal ABC transporter ATP-binding protein, which translates to MKTPPASSACGCSSCGEPSPAVNHPLRAPLAPGRALLRLENAGVRYPGATKARSEWAVHGVTLEIGAGEIIALIGPNGAGKTSLLRAIAGLQPLAEGSLSRLRPEAKAIGYVPQYQAFDRGLPVSVLEFLALKFQKQETGLARFLPFGKGKNEEKALALLDELGVSSLARRPLGSLSGGEMQRVFIAYSLLGDPSLLLLDEPMTGVDIKGGTLFRDLLLDLRQRRNLAIVMVSHDLHMAGGVADVVVCLNRHVCAVGTPAEVLQEHVLAGVYGDQKQKVETPPASAPAR; encoded by the coding sequence GTGAAAACGCCCCCCGCCTCCTCCGCCTGCGGCTGCTCCTCCTGCGGGGAACCCTCCCCCGCGGTGAACCATCCGCTCCGCGCCCCCCTCGCGCCGGGCCGCGCCCTGCTGCGGCTGGAGAACGCGGGCGTCCGCTACCCCGGCGCGACGAAGGCGCGGAGCGAATGGGCCGTCCACGGCGTCACCCTCGAAATCGGCGCGGGCGAGATCATCGCCCTCATCGGCCCGAACGGCGCGGGGAAGACCTCCCTCCTCCGCGCCATCGCCGGATTGCAGCCCCTCGCCGAGGGAAGCCTCTCCCGCCTCCGCCCCGAGGCGAAGGCCATCGGCTACGTCCCGCAATACCAGGCCTTCGACCGGGGCCTCCCCGTCTCGGTCCTCGAATTCCTCGCCCTCAAATTCCAGAAACAGGAAACCGGCCTCGCCCGCTTCCTCCCCTTCGGCAAGGGGAAGAACGAGGAGAAGGCCCTCGCCCTCCTCGACGAACTCGGCGTCTCCTCTCTCGCGCGGCGGCCCCTCGGCTCCCTCTCCGGCGGCGAGATGCAGCGCGTCTTCATCGCCTACAGCCTCCTCGGCGATCCTTCCCTCCTCCTCCTCGACGAGCCGATGACCGGCGTCGACATCAAGGGCGGCACCCTCTTCCGCGACCTCCTTCTCGACCTCCGCCAGCGGCGCAACCTCGCCATCGTCATGGTCTCCCACGACCTCCACATGGCGGGCGGCGTCGCCGACGTCGTCGTCTGCCTGAACCGCCACGTCTGCGCCGTCGGCACCCCCGCCGAGGTCCTCCAGGAGCACGTCCTCGCCGGAGTCTACGGCGATCAGAAGCAGAAAGTGGAGACGCCACCCGCCAGCGCGCCAGCGCGATGA